A single window of Paenibacillus sp. SYP-B4298 DNA harbors:
- the urtD gene encoding urea ABC transporter ATP-binding protein UrtD, producing the protein MSKLSMNHPSVILQCKEVSVEFDGFKAVTGMNLELERKELRFLIGPNGAGKTTILDVICGKVKPVSGKVLFQGTTDLTRRKEHQIAELGIGRKFQAPSIFPTLTVLENLEIAMQQRRGLFATLRARLTTEERERIGDQLQLIGLERRSAWRAGGLSHGEKQWLEIGMMLLQEPEVLLLDEPVAGMTDKETDKTGELLHHIAAQRSIVVVEHDMEFVRNYASKVTVMHEGRLLKEGTMEEVQRDEHVAEVYLGRKRVDSHASRSTA; encoded by the coding sequence ATGAGCAAGCTGAGCATGAACCACCCGTCCGTCATTCTGCAGTGTAAGGAGGTGTCGGTGGAATTCGACGGCTTCAAGGCAGTGACCGGCATGAACCTAGAGCTGGAGCGCAAGGAGCTGCGATTTCTGATCGGGCCTAACGGCGCGGGCAAGACGACGATACTTGATGTCATCTGCGGCAAGGTGAAGCCGGTGTCTGGCAAGGTGCTGTTCCAAGGGACGACAGACCTTACGAGGCGCAAGGAGCATCAGATTGCAGAGCTGGGCATTGGCCGAAAGTTCCAGGCACCATCCATATTTCCTACACTAACCGTACTCGAGAATCTGGAGATTGCCATGCAACAGCGGCGTGGCCTGTTCGCAACCCTAAGGGCGAGGCTGACGACGGAGGAGCGAGAGCGGATCGGTGATCAACTGCAATTGATAGGGTTGGAGCGCCGATCAGCTTGGCGGGCAGGCGGCCTGTCTCACGGCGAGAAGCAGTGGCTGGAGATCGGCATGATGCTGTTGCAGGAGCCGGAGGTGCTGCTGCTCGATGAACCGGTGGCGGGTATGACGGATAAGGAAACGGATAAGACGGGGGAGCTGCTGCATCACATTGCGGCGCAGCGTTCAATCGTTGTCGTAGAGCATGACATGGAGTTTGTTCGAAACTATGCAAGTAAAGTGACCGTCATGCACGAGGGGAGGCTGCTCAAGGAAGGCACGATGGAAGAGGTGCAAAGAGATGAGCATGTCGCGGAGGTCTATCTCGGCAGAAAGCGGGTGGATAGCCATGCTAGCCGTTCGACAGCTTGA
- the urtE gene encoding urea ABC transporter ATP-binding subunit UrtE: protein MLAVRQLEAGYGESVILREVSLQIKPGQVVCLLGRNGVGKTTLMKSIMGLIKARRGSVVYNQMDLTRAAPARRARSGIGYVPQGREVFAQLTVYENILLGLEACRQRTRTIPEEAIAQFPVLPTIYARRGGDLSGGQQQQLALARALASSPDLLLLDEPCEGIQPSIVDDIRDVIRSIKSDGKTAILLVEQSLDFVRRVGDYFYILEKGSMAWEGERDHLTEDVVRRYLTV, encoded by the coding sequence ATGCTAGCCGTTCGACAGCTTGAAGCCGGGTATGGAGAGAGTGTTATATTGCGTGAGGTGTCGCTGCAGATCAAGCCCGGTCAGGTGGTATGCTTGCTCGGGCGCAATGGGGTCGGAAAGACGACGCTGATGAAGTCGATTATGGGGCTGATCAAGGCGCGCAGAGGGAGCGTAGTCTACAATCAGATGGATCTGACGCGGGCCGCCCCCGCTCGGCGTGCACGCAGCGGTATCGGCTATGTGCCGCAGGGACGGGAAGTGTTCGCGCAGTTAACCGTGTATGAGAATATTCTACTTGGGCTGGAGGCCTGCAGGCAGCGGACGAGGACGATCCCGGAGGAGGCGATCGCCCAATTTCCGGTGCTCCCTACAATATATGCACGGCGTGGGGGAGACCTCAGCGGCGGCCAGCAGCAGCAGCTTGCCCTGGCGCGGGCGCTGGCCTCCAGCCCGGATCTGCTGCTGCTCGATGAGCCGTGCGAGGGCATTCAGCCGTCCATTGTGGACGACATTCGCGATGTCATTCGATCCATTAAGAGTGATGGGAAGACAGCCATTCTGCTGGTGGAGCAGAGCCTGGACTTCGTCAGGCGTGTCGGTGACTACTTCTATATATTGGAGAAGGGATCGATGGCTTGGGAGGGGGAACGGGATCATCTGACGGAGGATGTCGTTCGGCGCTATCTAACTGTGTAA
- the spoVT gene encoding stage V sporulation protein T — MKATGIVRRIDDLGRVVIPKEIRRTLRIREGDPLEIFVDRDGEVILKKYSPIGELGDFAKEYAESLFESTNHITMISDRDSIITLAGASKKEYLDKQIGQLLENCMENRRTVLEAGSTTQELVKDFSETYTSLVAAPIVASGDPIGTVVMVSKDESVKMGEMEVKMAETAAGFLAKQMEQ; from the coding sequence ATGAAAGCAACAGGAATCGTTCGTCGTATCGATGATCTCGGCCGAGTGGTCATTCCCAAGGAAATCCGCCGGACGCTGCGCATCCGTGAAGGCGACCCGCTTGAAATTTTTGTGGATCGTGATGGAGAGGTTATTCTGAAGAAGTATTCTCCAATTGGTGAACTGGGGGATTTTGCGAAGGAATACGCCGAGTCGCTATTCGAGAGTACCAACCATATTACCATGATTTCCGACAGGGATTCGATTATTACGTTGGCCGGTGCTTCCAAGAAGGAATATCTGGACAAGCAGATCGGGCAATTGCTGGAGAATTGCATGGAGAATCGCAGGACAGTGCTTGAGGCGGGCAGCACAACTCAAGAGCTGGTGAAGGATTTCAGCGAGACGTACACCTCTCTTGTGGCTGCGCCTATCGTAGCAAGCGGCGACCCGATCGGTACGGTAGTGATGGTCAGTAAGGATGAGTCCGTTAAAATGGGCGAGATGGAAGTAAAAATGGCGGAGACGGCTGCCGGTTTTCTTGCAAAGCAGATGGAGCAGTAG
- a CDS encoding oligosaccharide flippase family protein, which translates to MSTNNRLKRPDQHNQDGIPGMNPGGEQQEPAAASAQREAGSKSSQWLRGAALLGGAALLSKVLGTLQKIPLQNLAGDRVFGIYNAVYPIYQLLLYLSTAGIPVAVSLMIARHHEAEDQEGMRRVLHAGLLLLACGGLLGCGLMWWLSGDVSHWLGDPDTLWAIRMASLGLWFVPAVGALRGYYQGQQQMLPSAVSQIAEQSLRVAAIVGMLLLGLSAGWSESGIAAGAMAGSAVGGVAGLVVLLMWARGTGPGSAWPAGGAARRGAGRAADASGQEARAAITRGAEYGRQRGVLPPEPSPSEPSPLAARQHSAAAAGEPGVQAGDHGIAAQPGTAQPSAAALPAAALPQGGRLLRRLRAQPLLAEMRRLALLAAPVAIGSLAVPIAGIVDAITVPRLLARAGASGAELMTQFGLYSRGQPLVQLVVMVAGSAAAALVPALAAARQRQDLRAAAVQAELMLRLTWWLGAAATVGLVWLAEPINVLLYADSQATVAFAWVSATALAGALNAVTAALLQGLGSVRLPALLLLVAALLKALLNAVLVPAYGIEGAAYAGVLALSAAALPGAVAAVRAAKAHLPARIYVAGTLGALACMAAALWLVERAYHELLGELPLRIAAAIVALTGVAVGAAVFAAALIAGGGLSARELRALPGGEKLAGLLRRMRLLRREE; encoded by the coding sequence ATGAGCACAAACAATCGATTAAAGCGTCCCGACCAGCACAATCAGGATGGGATTCCAGGGATGAACCCCGGCGGGGAACAACAGGAGCCAGCCGCCGCAAGCGCTCAACGCGAAGCGGGCAGTAAGAGCAGCCAGTGGCTGCGAGGGGCGGCATTGCTCGGCGGTGCGGCGCTGCTCAGCAAGGTGCTGGGCACGCTGCAGAAAATCCCGCTCCAAAACCTGGCAGGCGACCGGGTATTCGGCATCTATAACGCGGTCTATCCGATCTATCAGTTGTTGCTGTATCTGTCCACAGCCGGAATCCCTGTGGCGGTCTCCCTGATGATTGCCAGACATCATGAAGCAGAGGATCAAGAAGGGATGCGCCGCGTGCTCCATGCCGGACTGCTGTTGCTTGCTTGTGGAGGTCTGCTCGGCTGTGGCCTGATGTGGTGGTTGTCCGGGGACGTCTCTCATTGGCTGGGCGATCCAGATACGCTCTGGGCGATCCGAATGGCCTCGCTCGGCTTGTGGTTCGTCCCAGCGGTCGGTGCGCTGCGTGGCTACTATCAGGGACAGCAGCAGATGCTGCCCTCTGCTGTATCCCAGATCGCGGAGCAATCGTTGCGGGTAGCGGCGATCGTCGGCATGCTCCTGCTCGGCCTAAGCGCTGGCTGGTCGGAGAGCGGGATTGCTGCGGGAGCTATGGCGGGCAGCGCCGTGGGTGGAGTCGCCGGGCTGGTCGTGCTGTTGATGTGGGCGCGCGGTACTGGGCCGGGGTCCGCGTGGCCTGCTGGTGGAGCAGCCCGGCGGGGAGCGGGACGCGCGGCCGATGCGAGCGGCCAGGAAGCCCGGGCTGCCATCACGCGCGGCGCGGAGTATGGCAGGCAGAGAGGGGTATTGCCCCCGGAGCCTTCGCCTTCGGAGCCTTCGCCGCTGGCAGCCCGCCAGCACAGTGCAGCCGCCGCGGGTGAGCCTGGCGTGCAGGCAGGCGACCATGGCATCGCCGCCCAGCCAGGCACAGCGCAGCCGAGCGCAGCCGCCCTGCCGGCAGCGGCTCTGCCACAGGGCGGCCGCCTGCTGCGCCGCCTGCGCGCCCAGCCGCTGCTGGCGGAGATGCGCCGCCTCGCGCTGCTGGCTGCGCCAGTGGCGATCGGCTCGCTGGCGGTGCCAATCGCGGGCATCGTCGACGCCATCACGGTGCCGCGCCTGCTCGCCCGCGCCGGGGCGAGCGGGGCCGAACTGATGACCCAGTTCGGCCTGTATAGCCGCGGCCAGCCGCTCGTGCAGCTGGTCGTCATGGTGGCGGGCAGCGCAGCGGCGGCGCTCGTCCCGGCGCTCGCTGCGGCGCGGCAGCGCCAGGATCTGCGCGCAGCGGCTGTCCAGGCGGAGCTGATGCTGCGCCTGACCTGGTGGCTTGGCGCGGCAGCGACAGTCGGCCTCGTCTGGCTGGCGGAGCCGATCAATGTCCTGCTCTACGCCGACAGCCAGGCCACTGTGGCCTTCGCGTGGGTGAGCGCCACCGCGCTTGCCGGCGCGCTCAACGCTGTCACCGCAGCGCTGCTGCAAGGGCTGGGCAGCGTGCGCCTGCCCGCGCTGCTGCTGCTCGTGGCCGCGCTGCTGAAGGCGCTGCTCAATGCCGTGCTCGTGCCGGCTTACGGCATCGAGGGCGCCGCCTATGCCGGCGTGCTCGCGCTCAGCGCCGCGGCTCTGCCCGGCGCTGTGGCGGCGGTGCGCGCCGCCAAGGCGCATCTGCCCGCCCGCATCTACGTGGCGGGCACACTGGGGGCGCTCGCGTGCATGGCCGCGGCGCTATGGCTCGTCGAGCGCGCGTATCACGAGCTGCTCGGAGAGCTGCCGCTGCGCATCGCAGCGGCCATAGTGGCGCTGACGGGCGTAGCCGTCGGCGCCGCTGTATTCGCCGCCGCGCTGATCGCAGGCGGCGGCCTCAGCGCGCGCGAGCTGCGCGCGCTGCCCGGCGGCGAGAAGCTCGCCGGGCTGCTGCGCCGCATGCGTCTGCTGCGGCGCGAAGAATAA
- the mazG gene encoding nucleoside triphosphate pyrophosphohydrolase: protein MEPFITIVGLGSGDADQLSLGVWRRLQRMQERYVRTGEHPMLRLLQEEGLAYRTFDYIYEQQESFPDVYEAITEELLELAVNQARQAAGVGAGQPEGILYAVPGHPMVAERTVQLLRERCAERGVRLEIAGGQSFLDQAFISLGFDPIEGFQLLDASSMKASQLQPGLHTLIGQVYDTYTASEVKLTLMEVYPDDYPVVIGHALGVPGEEQMVTVPLYELDRVQGYGNLSLIWVAASSDAGLRGRSFDRLHEIVQILRSPEGCPWDREQTHQSIRKNFIEETYEAIEALDNDDPDGMREEFGDVLLQIMLHSQMEEELGSFSVYDVIEELNEKLIFRHPHVFGSMGADNAEEALVNWEQMKAEEKARKGRERRDSVLDGVPPMPALMRAYKLQKKASKVGFDWDQIDDVFAKAQEELAELREAAASGDPEKTAGELGDLLFAAVNLSRFVDADPEEALERTNRKFIRRFSYIEEQLRINGKTFDQTDLIEMDQWWEEAKRLREDG, encoded by the coding sequence ATGGAACCGTTCATCACAATTGTCGGGCTGGGCTCCGGAGACGCCGACCAGCTCAGTCTGGGCGTATGGCGCAGACTGCAGCGAATGCAGGAGCGCTATGTGCGCACCGGGGAGCACCCGATGCTCCGCCTGCTGCAGGAGGAAGGATTGGCGTACCGAACCTTTGATTACATATATGAGCAACAGGAATCATTTCCAGACGTATACGAGGCCATCACGGAGGAGCTGCTGGAGCTGGCTGTGAACCAGGCCAGGCAGGCAGCAGGTGTCGGAGCAGGACAGCCGGAGGGTATTCTGTATGCCGTGCCAGGTCATCCGATGGTCGCCGAGCGCACGGTGCAGCTACTGCGGGAGCGCTGCGCCGAGCGCGGCGTGCGGCTGGAGATTGCCGGAGGGCAGAGCTTTCTTGACCAGGCGTTCATCTCGCTGGGCTTCGACCCGATCGAGGGCTTCCAACTGCTCGATGCCAGCTCGATGAAGGCATCCCAGCTCCAGCCCGGTCTCCATACGTTGATCGGGCAGGTGTACGATACCTATACGGCCTCCGAGGTGAAGCTAACGCTGATGGAGGTCTACCCGGATGATTATCCGGTCGTCATCGGACACGCGCTGGGCGTGCCTGGCGAAGAACAGATGGTGACGGTACCGCTGTATGAGCTTGACCGGGTGCAGGGGTATGGGAACCTGTCGCTGATCTGGGTCGCTGCGAGCAGTGATGCTGGGCTTCGCGGCCGCTCATTCGACAGACTGCATGAGATTGTGCAGATACTGCGGAGCCCGGAAGGCTGTCCGTGGGATCGCGAGCAGACGCATCAGTCCATCCGCAAAAATTTTATCGAGGAAACCTATGAAGCGATTGAGGCGCTCGACAATGATGATCCTGACGGCATGCGCGAGGAATTCGGCGATGTGCTGCTGCAGATTATGCTTCACAGCCAGATGGAAGAGGAGCTCGGCAGCTTCTCCGTCTATGATGTCATCGAGGAGCTGAATGAGAAGCTGATTTTCCGCCACCCGCATGTATTCGGCAGCATGGGGGCTGATAATGCAGAGGAAGCATTGGTGAACTGGGAGCAGATGAAGGCGGAGGAGAAGGCGAGGAAGGGGCGCGAGCGGCGTGATTCCGTGCTGGACGGCGTACCGCCGATGCCGGCGCTTATGCGGGCGTACAAGCTGCAGAAGAAAGCCTCCAAGGTCGGATTCGACTGGGATCAGATCGATGATGTGTTCGCCAAGGCACAGGAGGAGCTGGCAGAGCTGCGTGAGGCGGCGGCTTCGGGCGACCCGGAGAAGACAGCGGGCGAGCTGGGCGATCTGCTGTTCGCGGCAGTCAATCTATCCCGATTCGTGGATGCGGACCCGGAGGAGGCGCTGGAGCGCACCAATCGCAAATTTATACGCCGATTCTCGTATATTGAGGAGCAGCTTCGTATAAACGGCAAAACTTTTGACCAGACTGATCTAATAGAAATGGATCAATGGTGGGAGGAGGCGAAGCGGCTTCGGGAGGACGGCTGA
- a CDS encoding HU family DNA-binding protein translates to MNKTDLINNIAEKSGLSKRDVETVLNGFLGEVTDALSSGDKVQLIGFGTFETRKRSGRVGRNPQTGTTIEIPESNVPAFKAGNKLKEAVK, encoded by the coding sequence ATGAATAAAACGGATCTGATCAACAATATCGCGGAGAAAAGCGGGCTGTCCAAACGTGACGTCGAAACGGTGCTCAATGGTTTTCTGGGTGAAGTGACCGATGCGCTGTCCAGCGGCGACAAAGTTCAATTGATTGGCTTTGGCACATTTGAAACTCGCAAGCGCAGCGGACGTGTAGGACGCAACCCGCAGACTGGCACCACCATCGAGATTCCGGAATCCAACGTGCCCGCGTTCAAAGCCGGTAACAAATTAAAAGAAGCTGTAAAGTAG
- a CDS encoding RNA-binding S4 domain-containing protein: MRLDKFLKVSRIIKRRTVAKDVSEQGRVWINGREAKPSSTVKPGDELKIQFGQKIVTVRIERLAESTRKDEAEQLYTMLAEEAIPRTNPLDW, encoded by the coding sequence ATGCGTCTCGATAAATTTTTGAAGGTTTCGCGCATTATCAAACGCCGCACTGTGGCCAAGGATGTCTCGGAGCAGGGGCGCGTGTGGATTAATGGCCGTGAAGCCAAGCCTAGCAGCACAGTCAAGCCCGGTGACGAGCTGAAAATTCAATTCGGGCAAAAGATTGTCACCGTGCGTATTGAACGTCTGGCGGAATCGACGCGGAAGGATGAGGCTGAGCAGCTCTATACGATGCTTGCTGAAGAAGCGATCCCGCGCACTAATCCGCTAGATTGGTAG
- the yabP gene encoding sporulation protein YabP, which translates to MNDQAKNKRQQELKLFNRKLLEISGVSNVESFDNEEFLLDTDFGFLAIKGQNLHIKHLNLEQGLVAIEGLVHSLAYLDGQGAGTKTKGLFGKLFK; encoded by the coding sequence ATGAATGACCAAGCCAAGAACAAGCGGCAACAGGAGCTGAAGCTGTTCAACCGCAAGCTGCTGGAAATCTCGGGCGTCAGCAATGTCGAGAGCTTTGACAACGAAGAGTTTCTGCTTGATACCGACTTCGGCTTTCTGGCGATCAAGGGGCAGAACCTGCATATCAAGCATCTGAACCTGGAGCAGGGGCTCGTTGCCATCGAGGGTCTTGTCCATTCGCTCGCCTATCTGGACGGGCAAGGGGCAGGCACCAAAACAAAAGGGTTGTTCGGAAAGCTGTTCAAGTGA
- the yabQ gene encoding spore cortex biosynthesis protein YabQ: protein MNLSVQFETLAMMLLSGIGMGIAFDSYRVVSNRLHIGRIWIPIMDLLYWLMATLLIFRVLLAKNDGEVRIYVFLGLLIGTGFYFWLFSSTVISFVVWLIETLHKLFRFLIRCFQLLVIRPLLLLYKLARVLLGFAVALSLFTIKLLGQLLRPFWLLLCWLLRPAIRPIWRRIEPWWRRLDLAGRFIRGWARCKTLWKSWFRED, encoded by the coding sequence GTGAATCTGAGCGTGCAGTTCGAGACGTTGGCCATGATGCTGCTGTCCGGCATAGGTATGGGAATCGCCTTTGACAGCTACCGGGTCGTGTCGAATCGACTCCATATCGGCCGAATCTGGATTCCTATTATGGATTTGTTATACTGGTTAATGGCAACGCTCCTCATTTTTCGTGTATTGCTGGCGAAGAATGACGGGGAAGTACGAATCTACGTATTTCTAGGACTCCTAATAGGTACTGGGTTCTATTTTTGGCTGTTCAGTTCAACAGTCATCTCTTTTGTGGTATGGTTAATAGAAACATTACACAAACTGTTTCGGTTTCTTATTCGCTGCTTTCAGCTACTGGTCATTCGGCCGCTGCTGCTGCTGTACAAGCTGGCCAGAGTGCTGCTTGGATTCGCGGTGGCACTGTCGCTATTCACGATCAAGCTGCTCGGCCAACTGCTTCGCCCATTCTGGCTGTTGTTATGCTGGCTCCTCAGACCGGCGATTCGGCCGATATGGCGGAGAATCGAACCATGGTGGCGGCGTCTTGATCTTGCGGGGCGCTTCATTCGCGGGTGGGCACGATGCAAGACGCTTTGGAAATCTTGGTTCAGGGAGGATTAG
- a CDS encoding FtsB family cell division protein produces MRTSATVKAKTTGYEGSKRRLKLWLVFVVLFMSWAIYTMINQGYSKDKTQERYLAAQHKLDEIKQAQDQLQHRVNMLTDPEYIKELARKEYGMIMPGEQQIQVSGP; encoded by the coding sequence ATGAGGACAAGCGCAACGGTCAAGGCCAAGACAACTGGATATGAAGGCTCCAAGCGGCGATTGAAGTTGTGGCTGGTCTTTGTGGTTCTATTCATGAGCTGGGCCATCTATACGATGATCAATCAAGGATACAGCAAGGACAAGACGCAGGAGCGTTATCTTGCTGCTCAACATAAACTCGATGAAATCAAGCAAGCGCAGGATCAACTGCAGCATCGCGTGAACATGCTGACAGATCCTGAATATATTAAGGAGCTGGCACGCAAGGAATACGGAATGATCATGCCAGGTGAGCAACAAATCCAGGTATCAGGCCCATAA
- a CDS encoding S1 domain-containing RNA-binding protein codes for MAIEVGAKLEGKVTGITHFGAFVDLSGGVTGLVHISEIADNYVKDVKDHLKIDDVVKVKVINVDKDGKIGLSIKQAIDRPEGHQPPPPRERTGGGGDRFPRGGGGDRGGRPFKSGAGKPSYGKPSFEDKMSRFLKDSEERISSLKKSTESKRGGRGAKRV; via the coding sequence ATGGCAATTGAAGTGGGAGCCAAATTAGAGGGCAAAGTGACAGGCATAACGCATTTCGGGGCATTCGTCGATTTGTCAGGAGGTGTCACTGGGCTCGTTCACATTTCGGAAATTGCCGATAATTACGTCAAGGACGTCAAAGATCATCTTAAGATTGACGATGTTGTCAAGGTAAAAGTGATCAACGTGGACAAAGACGGAAAGATCGGACTTTCCATTAAACAGGCGATTGATCGTCCGGAGGGACACCAGCCGCCGCCACCGCGCGAGCGCACTGGCGGAGGTGGAGACCGTTTTCCACGTGGTGGAGGCGGAGACCGTGGCGGACGTCCGTTTAAGTCAGGCGCAGGCAAACCGTCTTACGGCAAACCTTCATTCGAGGATAAAATGTCGCGATTCTTGAAGGATAGCGAGGAGCGCATCTCTTCCCTGAAGAAAAGCACGGAATCCAAGCGCGGAGGCCGTGGAGCTAAGCGAGTCTAA
- the spoIIE gene encoding stage II sporulation protein E — MDKHNLVWMPGAKREGALHAAIKRALDWVGTLRWVQMIAAKRWTLLLTAIGFLLGRAIILESLSPFAIAYFAVIYFLRRDAYRLVAIALVAGSWLAASPAPLWIALQLAVFFLIVKGLEAYERAELNYAPLLVFISIMLVRLFNVVIHDVLGWYELMMVGVEAGLSFVLTLVFIQAVPVLTMTKRSNSLKTEEIICLMIMLASIMTGAVGWMLYGMSIEHIMSRYLLLVFALIGGAPMGASVGVIAGLILSLADMGAIVQMSLLAFAGLLAGLLRDGGKSAVAFGMLLGTSILSIYIGNQTDILASTWESAAAALLFLCTPRGVLRTIARYVPGTTEHTKSQHEYAKRVRDVTAHRVTQFSEVFRQLARSFGPLAPTLEDAEKKKDEEITHFMNAVAEKTCSSCHRKNLCWEGKFYQTYRLMTDMMHTIEEGRRPGVKEVPREWSSHCVRPKQVLNVMQQQYELHRHDQHYRKQLQDARQLVAEQLQGVSQVMEDLAKEIKREGQELYLQEEQIREALEGLGLSIQSVDIISLEEGNVEIEVAHTFGKGYDECRKIIAPLLSDILGEHIAVKTERYPEQSGHPATVQFGSAKEYEVDTGIAGAAKGGDLLSGDSFSTVELGNGKFAVAISDGMGNGERARLESSTALSILQQLLQSGMDEKLAIKSVNSVLLLRSSDEMYATVDVALIDMYTAKTTFLKIGSTPSFIKRGNEVIMVTANNLPVGILQEIDVDLIRVQLQPGDTLIMMTDGIYDAPGHAVNKEIWMKRVIQEIEDEQPQEIAERLLETVVRHHEGEIIDDMTVVVARIEKHQPEWATFRWPGLSRIERPRTVS; from the coding sequence ATGGACAAGCATAACCTGGTATGGATGCCCGGCGCAAAACGTGAGGGTGCGCTGCATGCGGCAATAAAGAGAGCTCTGGATTGGGTGGGAACGCTCCGCTGGGTGCAAATGATTGCAGCCAAACGATGGACGCTGCTGCTGACGGCGATCGGATTTTTGCTGGGGCGCGCCATCATATTGGAATCCCTGTCCCCTTTTGCCATCGCCTACTTCGCTGTTATCTACTTCTTACGTCGAGATGCCTACCGTCTGGTTGCTATCGCATTGGTTGCCGGCAGTTGGCTTGCTGCCTCTCCAGCGCCATTATGGATCGCGCTTCAGCTTGCGGTGTTCTTTTTAATCGTCAAAGGGCTGGAAGCGTATGAACGTGCCGAGCTGAACTATGCCCCGCTGCTCGTCTTCATCTCCATCATGCTCGTGCGTCTGTTCAATGTGGTCATACATGACGTTCTTGGATGGTATGAGCTGATGATGGTCGGCGTAGAGGCAGGGCTAAGCTTTGTGCTGACACTCGTCTTTATTCAGGCGGTTCCCGTCTTAACGATGACCAAACGTTCCAATTCTCTGAAGACTGAGGAAATTATATGCCTGATGATCATGCTGGCCTCCATTATGACAGGAGCTGTCGGCTGGATGCTATACGGAATGTCTATCGAGCATATTATGTCGCGCTATTTGCTGCTGGTGTTTGCGTTGATCGGTGGAGCGCCTATGGGCGCTTCGGTAGGCGTAATCGCAGGTCTCATCTTGAGCCTGGCGGATATGGGCGCGATCGTGCAGATGAGCTTGCTTGCGTTTGCTGGTCTGCTGGCTGGCTTACTGCGTGATGGAGGCAAATCAGCGGTAGCGTTCGGCATGCTGCTTGGTACTTCTATACTATCCATATATATTGGAAATCAAACCGATATTCTCGCCTCAACCTGGGAATCCGCCGCCGCTGCGCTGCTGTTTCTCTGTACGCCCCGAGGCGTCCTGCGAACGATTGCCCGGTATGTGCCAGGGACGACGGAGCATACGAAATCCCAGCATGAATATGCCAAACGGGTACGCGATGTGACCGCTCATCGTGTGACACAATTCTCTGAGGTGTTTCGCCAGCTTGCGCGCAGCTTTGGGCCGCTTGCGCCGACATTGGAGGATGCGGAGAAGAAGAAGGACGAGGAGATTACACATTTTATGAACGCTGTGGCCGAGAAGACATGCAGTAGCTGTCACCGCAAGAACTTATGCTGGGAGGGGAAGTTCTATCAGACGTACCGTCTGATGACCGATATGATGCATACGATCGAGGAGGGGCGCCGTCCTGGTGTGAAGGAGGTGCCGCGCGAGTGGTCTTCACACTGTGTTCGCCCAAAGCAGGTGCTGAATGTCATGCAGCAGCAATACGAGCTGCACCGGCATGATCAACACTATCGCAAGCAGCTCCAGGATGCCCGCCAGTTGGTGGCGGAGCAATTGCAGGGCGTCTCGCAGGTGATGGAGGATCTGGCGAAGGAGATTAAGCGGGAGGGACAGGAGCTGTATCTGCAGGAGGAGCAGATCCGGGAGGCGCTGGAGGGGCTGGGACTCTCCATTCAGAGCGTGGATATTATATCGTTGGAGGAGGGTAACGTGGAGATTGAGGTTGCCCATACATTTGGCAAGGGCTATGATGAATGCCGCAAGATTATTGCCCCGCTGCTAAGTGATATTCTCGGTGAGCACATTGCGGTCAAGACCGAGCGCTATCCCGAGCAGAGCGGCCACCCGGCCACTGTACAGTTTGGTTCAGCGAAGGAATATGAGGTGGACACGGGGATCGCCGGGGCAGCCAAGGGCGGCGATCTGCTATCCGGCGACAGCTTCAGCACTGTGGAGCTCGGCAATGGCAAGTTCGCCGTGGCGATCAGCGACGGCATGGGCAATGGCGAGCGAGCGCGGCTGGAGAGCAGCACGGCGCTGTCGATATTGCAGCAACTGCTCCAATCAGGCATGGACGAGAAGCTAGCGATCAAATCGGTCAATTCCGTGCTGCTGCTTCGTTCGTCCGATGAGATGTATGCCACAGTCGATGTGGCGTTAATCGACATGTACACGGCGAAGACCACCTTCTTGAAGATCGGCTCCACACCGAGCTTCATCAAGCGTGGCAATGAGGTCATTATGGTCACGGCGAACAATCTTCCCGTCGGCATCCTGCAGGAGATCGATGTGGATCTGATCCGGGTGCAACTGCAGCCTGGCGATACGCTCATTATGATGACCGATGGCATCTATGATGCGCCGGGACATGCAGTGAACAAGGAAATATGGATGAAGCGCGTCATCCAGGAAATTGAAGACGAGCAGCCACAGGAAATCGCAGAACGGCTGCTGGAGACGGTCGTTCGCCATCATGAGGGCGAGATTATCGATGATATGACGGTGGTGGTTGCCCGGATCGAGAAGCACCAGCCAGAGTGGGCCACCTTCCGCTGGCCGGGATTATCACGCATCGAACGGCCGCGAACCGTTAGCTGA